The genomic region GTAGATGATGACCTGGCTTAAACTGCTGTTGTTATCCTGCAGTGACTTCAGCCATGGTTTGGCATGTTTCTGGCTAAACTGGGAGAATCAATTGCTCTCTGAGCTATAATGGCAGGAAATGGCCCTTGGACAGTACCTTCAGTTCCTACAATGCTTGTTTGTCACACACTATAAATTGTCAGGACGATTTAATTATTTGGCTTTCTCACGAGTGGACGCTCCAATGTGTAACTCCATGTCTTAGTCTCtctcattttaagtcttgtttatGCTACAACATATTTGGCATTGTCGGCAGGATAACAACAACAGTTTAAGCCTAGTCATCATCTACACTATATACTGACAAATGACAAATGACAATGTTGGATAAAACGTCACCAACATTGCATTAAATGTTGCAACGTATTGGGCCCCACGAATGATGTCACATCCTTAGTTATGTAATTAATGTTAAGGTGCggaggttagatttaggaaaacaaacatggtgaggatgcaccttaaaatgactcaaagttaaGACGGATGAACACGTGACTCCAGGGAAAAGTCCCGGGctaaagtctgtttttatgtgacccatccaccaccccaacctgcctccttacaagcactcaggactgcttccttgtttagcGCCATCACcccattggtcacatgatcgcagcctttcaaaatacatgggatatgtatgaattttgctCTTCGGAGGAAAATGACCCAACAGCATCACCAGGTCAATATCAGGGCGTTTAGATGTAGTCATTACTTCTGCATCATTCTGTGGACctatatatgtttttgtttttttgttcattttgtcatttgtttgacCGGCATAATAAAGGCGCAGCACAACCATGAATGAGCGCTAccactgtgtatttttttaacttcacCTCCTCAAATGATCCTTGAACACCTCCGGCCCCAGAGAACCCTCCACCAATATCCAAGAGTCTCATCTGGAATCCCTGcaaattctgaaaaagacaacaaTCAGTTGTTAGTGTTCATGTTGATTGTTAGAAAGGAAGAGTGGttgtgcactgttctactgtgcagacacacctggacaggtatgaccttcatggaagagtcatcagaagaaaacctttcctgtgtcctcaccactaaATTCAGCCTCACAACTTTGcaaagaaacactgaaacaagcctgatgctttctGGAAACacgtcctgtggactgatgaaggtaaaacagaactttttggacacaatgagcaaaggtatgtttggagaaaaaaaactgttaaacacgggggtggatggatgatgctttgggcttgtgttgcagccactGGCACGGGAAACATTTCACGGGTAGAGGGATGAAGAGAGCCAcgcccctcacagtcccccgacctgaacatcattaaacatctgTGGACAGACCTCAAAGAGCAGAGCATGAAGACGGCCCAAGactctcacagagctagaagccttctgcaggaagaatgggtgaataTCTTCCAAATAAGACCTAAGGACTCAAAATTGACCAAAACATTCAGTTTAATTCTTGTGTTCTGTTGCTACGACAATGACTTACCCCCATGTCAAAGACACGTCGTGCATCTGCTATGGCCTGCCTGAACGCCCCGCCGTCAGTGCAGCCACTGCCGACATGAAAGCTGACCCCGATGACCTCCAAGTCGAGCTCTCCGGCACGTTCCAGCAGCTTACCAACTGACTCCAGACTGGCTCCGAACTTTGAATTGAGTCTCACCAACGATTTGGAGTCATCCACTGCGATGCGGAGTACCAGTCTGGAAAGATTCAAAAGTATTAATACACTAAAAAGAGTCTAcactcaacagaaacaaaaacattagtAGTTGGTCACTTACTTGGCTTTGGGGTGGCACAGAGAAATTTTTAGGAGTTCATCCTCATTATCAAAAGTCATCTTATCGACTCCATGAGCACAGGCGTATCTGATGTGTGACATCGGTTTGGTTGTATGTGCGTAAATGATTTTCTCAGGTGTCACTCCGAGGGACAGCATCATCTGGATCTCACCCTGTGTTAGACCcaaacatgtttcagatgagCAGCTGAGAAGGAGACAACGTTTCTCtatgacaaagaaaacagaGCTAGACGATCTCTGAGATACCTTGCTAGCACAGTCGAAACCAGTGTCCAAAACATTCATCATCCTCAgaactgctgctgtgttgttgcACTTCACTGCATAGAAAGGCTTGACTCGGGGGAGGTTAGTGATCCACCTGTAGTACCTCGACACTATGTTGTCTAGATTTGCCACATGGAAAGGCTCTTCATTGTCCTGGAGGAATAAAGCAAAGATTACATTTCATTGTTAAAATGCACATCTCAGGAATCTCAGCTACCTCATAATACTTTGACAGAACAGAGTGCTGTAGGGGCGTTTATTTGTAGGTTAACATGGAAGTTAGAGTCGCCATCATCAAAAAGCCAACAGGACTTTTCCATTGGAtcttggattattgcagaaaataaactctgtggcaaCCAAACACTTATGATacttgtcggtgaagattctcagtcatccaggtcatggtagtcctgagtgctatatcataggcaactggacttgcttgagtttcttgaacaCGTTTCACCtttcatccaagaggcttcttcactTCTAACGGACTGGTGcagagtcgcaggctttaaactctgtgggTGTGAAATGTTGACTCTTGACACTGTAAGGGTTCACATCCACACAGAGTTTAATGCCTGCGACTCTGCACCAGTCCGTTAGAagtgaagaagcctcttggatgaaaGGTGAAACGtgttcaagaaactcaagcaggTCCAATTGGCAAAGATATCGTGCttaagtttatgatacttataTATTTTGTTAAGAATAAACAGTGGTATGCAAGAGTTTGGTCAAAATTTCCTTTACTATGAGCAGTTAagtgagtagaagatgaactgatctcatAAAGACACGACGttaaacatgcttttcaacattttaatcaagatcagtgttttactttttttgttttgaacaattttagagtgaaaaaaaaaaaaaaaacttataaGGAGCACCATCCAAATGTTTGGACACCCCAAggcatttgagctctcagacaacttttcccAGGGCCTCagaccttaaagggatagtgcacccaaaaatgaaaactcagccattatctactcacccatatgccgagggaggctcaggtgaagttttagagtcctcacatcacttgcagagatccaaggggagaggaggtagcaacacaactccacctaatggaggctgacggcgccccagattcaaacgtccaaaaacacatcattgaaaccacaaaatatctccatactgctcgtccgtagtgatccaagtgtcctgaagccccgacataaaaagttgtttggaaaaacctcatttgaactctgtttttagcctcattgtagcctgtagctctgactgcctctctgggcaccgtgctcatgtgtgtgcacttgcacgggaaagcacgtgaacacacatgaaggcagtgcccattaaaaacagagttcaaatgaggtttttccaaacaactttttatgtcggggcttcaggacacttggatcactacggacgagcagtatggagatattttgtggtttcaattatgtgtttttggacgtttgaatctggggcgccatcagcctccattaggtggagttgtgttgctacctcctctccccttggatctctgcaagtgatgtgaggactctaaaacttcacctgagcctccctcggcatatgggtgagtagataatggctgaattttcatttttgggtgcactatccctttaatcagcttgttcacagtcatcgttaggaaaggccaggtgatgcaaatttcaaagctggacagtgtcagtttgaaacgctgccggtaacaatgtaatataagATAAGATCAGATAatataagatacacctttattgatcccacaagtgagaaattccagtgttacggcagtcaaggggaaagagtcagataaGGAGCTGGAGAGTCTTTATAAGGtaggtgggtccaacaaaccccagactttcacctgggagccgaAGTTTGCTTCCTAcgtgaatgtagagccaaatcATGGCGTTtatttctaaacccaaccacgtgctttggTTTACGTCCTGGCGTTAGCTGCAGCAAACCAGAATATCAGcagcagacgcaggaggatacctagcatgtaatatgtagacatgaaagtccactgacaaagtagCACTAcgtgacgacttgggatgagaacgtgttgcaccaccacaacaaggctgtaaagccgtgttcagCGTGATGATGTTCTATAGTCTCATTTAGTCACTTGTTTGTGACCAACTTTTTTAAGACACTTAAAAGCTCCTAAATTCACAGTGGGCTATTTACTGACATAATATATTTCATAGCGCAAAATGTAAAACtgtcttcagcttgtgttaCCACAGACCTTTTTTCAGACGTCTAACCAAAAGAACATTCGAAGAACTCATTGACCTTGAAATAAAGGAATTGGAAGTGCAAGAATGcgaactcatttccaggtttagGACTCACTCCTGGGGCGCATAGTTGGGAAAACTTAAGTGTACACTCTGTGATACTCACCAACAAACCACgctcttttattttatagtctaTGAAGTCACTGATGGTCCTCCCATCGTCTAAAACATCAATGTCACAACTCTCAGGTGAGAAAATGACTGATCCGTTCGTAGTCAGTGGTGCTGCAAGAAAAAGACGAAagcataaaattaataaatacatactGTTAATTCAAGGCTGGATCACACGTTACATCACTTTAAACATCACTTAGAGTTTCTTCCATCCTACCTCGGCGCATGTTGTCCTCCATTATGATGCAACCCAGAAACTCTTCAATTCCAAACTGGAGTTAAGTGTCACCTAAGCATTCCTATAAAACAGAGCTGGATGTCTGACAGTAAGCACTGACACACGTCTGGCACTCATAAGCTGATTTTATTCTGTCAGTCCTGGTGTTTCCCTGCCCACTTTTGTTCCTAACCAATAACAAACCTATTAGTCTTGAGAAAACATTTCCATACTGAGAGGGCTCCACTGTAAAAGTCCTGAGGCATAAAAGTATCAGGTGTGAAGCAAATAGCCAGAGGCAGAAACATTGTTTATTCATGACACAGCATTTCAATATTTATGGAGAACACAGAGTGGACGGGCAGTTAAAGGACATGTTGCATAAATACAAGACTTTGAAATCATATATTCTTATAttcaggggcgtaaatatagacagtgcaggcagtggggttgcactggggcccatggggtggAGAGGCCCGACTGCCACCTGGAAATacgcctgtgttcaaagaagaactcacattctcaaggcaattgaatcgaacacaattggacttagttttgtcttagaagacctttcacctcttatccaagaggcttcagcagttcatgcttgtctgactaccCACACTAACCACTATACTGAGTGTATTGCACTCAGTATTTTAGTGTGTTCCAGTGTCAGTTTTTGGGTGGGATGGGGAGGAGGGTTGGGGTGATGGCTTTGACGGCCTGGGGGAAGAAGCTGTTAATGAGTCTGGCTGTTCTGGCTTTAAGAGAGCAGTATCTCTTTccagagaggaggggggaggataGGGAATGCCCGGGGTGAGTTGGGTCTGTGCTGATGTTTCTGGCCTTCCTGAGAAGTCGGCCAGTGTAAGTGTCTCTGAGGAGGCAGTGTGGTCCCGATGATCTTTTCTGTGGTCCTCACCACCCGCTGTAGGTTAAGTGTTCAAAAGTCTGATTGCCCATGGATAGAAGGTGCTTCCAAGCCGGTTTGTCCTGCTCTCCAATACCCTGTATCGCTTCCCAGAGGGCAGGAGATTGAAGAGGCCATGGCCTGGGTGGGATGGGTCAGACAGGATCTTCTTGGCCCTGTTTAGTGCTTGCATATTGAgtagtgctggttatgtagcctgacagcagcaggcaggaaggacctgtgatagcgttccttcacacactttgggtgaatcagtctatcgctgaaggagctctccagagcttttatctcctcctgcagaggatgggagtcattagtcctcagagacgacagcttggctgtcatcctcctttctcccaccacctgcacagagtccagagagcatcccaggacagagctggccttcttgatcagcttgtccagtctcttcctatctgcagccgagacactgctgccccagcagaccactctgtaaaagatggctgatgccaccacagtgtcaaagaaggtcttcaggagcgccccctgcactccaaaagacctgagccgcctcagcaggtagagtctgctttggcctttcctgtacagtgctgttatgtgatcagtccagtccagtttattgttaagatgaacacccaggtacttataagatgtcaccatctcagtgtcctttccctggatgttcaccggtgttggggggaggagtctgcgcctgcggaaatccaccatcagctctttggttttccccgcgttgatctgaaggtggttcctcaggcaccagtccacaaagtcctggaacttctgcagatgacaggtgggggtgtggtatgaaaagtctgcagtgtagagggtgaagaggaacggtgCCAGTACTGTTCCCTGCGGGGCCCccgtactgcagacaaccaagtccgatacacaatcctgggtcctgacatactgcggctggtccgtgaggtagtccaggatccaggatgtgaggtgattagccacccctatgtgctccagtttgtccctcagaagcgcaggctgtatggtgttgaaagtGAGATGGTGAGATGTCTGGGGGAGGATGAGGGGGGTTGCAGCAGTGATGTCTGGGCCAGGGGaggggcagactgatcaaatGTATTGAAGAACAGTTTCAGATCATTCACCCACTGCTGGTCGCCTCTGGCCTGGGAGTCCggttgtttgtgtcctgagatggttttcagacctctccagactcctattactgcatcttgctaactcggccattctggatgtcactaactcggcttcttctccggagcctttgtgctccactgtctctcagattaactcatatcacagcggtgcctggacagcgtgacgtgtgtggttgtgctgctgccgtggtcctgccagatgcctcctgctgctgctgccatcattagtcattagtcatacttctactgttattatacacatatgactattgtcacacatgtaccTCTCTGCCTCCATATTGCCTGCTTGACTGCCTATCTGCTTGTCTGTTTCGCTTGCTTACATGTTGCTTAAATGTGCATTGCGTTCTGTTTTGTATTGTTCTGTACTGTTTGTTCCTGGTGTCCTGCCAATATGCTGCATTGCTActatgtttgtctgtttgcctGATGTAACCTACCTGCCGGCCAAAGCTTATTTTCCTGTCTTTTAATGTGCTTGATGTGGTTTCCATTGTGATTATGTGCCACTTCTTGtcttttactgtgtgtgttatgcttTCTATTCTGATCCATGTGCTTTTATACGTGCTGTGCTgtatattttactgttattacGAAATGTTGAttgtaatgttttttcttttagctGGCATTTAACACCTTGCCTGGGGACTGCAGTTGGAAACTAGCTACTCAGCTAAAACACATTTATagaaatgttcattaatgtgcactgtccctgtacaaataaacaaataaatgaaaatgaaatactatcagatattaatatatactttcaacatattgtaccacaatagcacTATAGTAgtactataattataatattattactttcgataatgttgttgtaagctactgtcattacttgcatctctctctctctctctctctctctgtctctctctctgtctcattgtgtcatatggattactgttaatttattatgctgatctgttctgtacgacatctattgcacgtctgtctgtcctggaagagggatccctcctcagttgctcttcctgaggtttctaccgttttttttccccgttaaaggtttttttgggggagtttttcctgatcagctgtgatcagtcataaggacagagggatgtcatatgctgtaaagccctgtgaggcaaattgtgatttgtgatattgggctttataaataaaattgattgattgattgattgactccGCTGACGTcgctctgcagcagctgttcccccatcttctttttatatccttcctttccccgcctgatgtttctctgtagctccttctgcacggccttcagctcctccttggTTCCAGAGTTAAAAACTCTccgcttctccttcaggagagaaacaatggaggaaaaactggtggtagtggttgctggatacccagagctataggttgtcaaactgcccctgagtcatcctaaaacaaaatacatacaataaataaataaacagtagtggttgctggatgcccagagctatacgactttacaaagcacagttagcaccatctgaatagaaaacagcagataagtgcagtactgtaaacgtccatgatggaggagaagctcctggaccaactggtggtactccccatgatccagcctcttttttagggtctcatgtacccacacagatctctgtttatctgctgacagcctctcaccctcaaccagagctacagacagcaccctctgcctcaacatggcagcagctacacactgattactgcaggatacacacagtaaataaataaacagtagtggttgcctggcaacaataaaaaggcgcagcaagctttttttccactagtggcattcaattaaaaaaggcagtgcggTGCACCTTGCATTTTGCAACGTGCAGaactctttctgtttctgttcaaAGTCTTCCTTTTCTTTGACTGTTTATTGTGACCATAATGCACCAGGATACCAAGGCCTGTAGGGTGAAAACCCACCTGGCAACAAACCTGACTGTAATTTCCATGTAAAGACCCAAACCAGTAATGAGCTGTTCCCGCAGCAGTCTGTGTCTTCAAACCCTGACATTATAGCTCTGTGCTGTACAGCTCCACTGTCGTctataaactatttaaaacacacagtgaTGTGTTTCTTTATTACGATCAACGTGGGCACTGAAGTTAATTTGGGTTGAGACACCGCTGAAGTAGAAATCAAATGTCATGTCAAATGTTCAGAGAAAATGCCCGCCATCAAATATTTGTCTGACATGCAGATCACTTCAATAGTTCGCTGGCTGTCATTcgcaaacatttgtttttcagatAACAAAGTCCTGATGTGCCACAGGCAACATTTTAGTTGACACAGTTAAGCTAACGTTGAATCATACCAGTCTGAGAACAGACTCAAAGTTGCCGTCTGTTTGCACAGCCAAAACTCCCCAACTAATAACACCCGACACAGCGTCGCACAGTGTCGGCCTGGAATAACGTGAGCGACAAGTGTTGTGCGTGATAATCAATGGCAAAAGGAAACAGGAGAGGCACTTTTTCAAgccgctgagtactgccattagcatcagtcatcactgagtcatttcaaactcaacacttcctgtttctgtttcaaattaaaagtcccATAtaatttgctcttttttttttcatactttcatgttttcttttctgatcagcaataaataataacccAAACATTGCTTCATATATCTGACCTCGCTGACCCAGTACACATGTGACCTGTTTGTTTTAACCACCACTGGGACATTTTTCCCGCCATTGTTTCTCTGTCCCTTTTTTCTTTCGTACGCCCCTGCATCAGCTggactgtggaggagtgagaggaACTGTTCACTGGAGATACGTTAATATTAAATTTGCATTATTTAGTGGTTACATTTGACTTTGGCTAGCTTTAATATTGTTAATGTTTGACTGTCTCAACGTGTTTACGGGTAAACTTAGCTAATGTTAGAGGTAACTGTCAATAAGGTACATAGCTTAGTCAGTAATGTTAACACACTCTTTAACCGTTAATGTTAGACACTTCAGCAGCAGTGTAAAAGATGTTATGAATGTTACCTTATGTTAACGTTACATACGTTAATCATTCTTAGATATTTGCACCGGTGAAACCGGTGCcttgtttaatgttttttcaaCACCGCTGAAGGTACGTTAATATTTGTGATGAAATTTAATGTTTGGCTAGCTTTAATATTGTTAATATTTGACTTTATAGACATGTTTCTGGGAAACGTTGCAAACATTAAAGGTAAATGTTAATATACATAGCTTAGTTggaaacattaacatttttctGACACCCGTCAGaatcaagcttttattttgaaacatttgcaggaacttcctgtggtggattcagtgacttgcatagtTTTCATggggtacttcaaatgtagctccgccCATCTGGTGACACTTTTCACGTTACCATAATAACAGTTCAGCTgggacatgaacacacacagtgactgagataataataataacaatcataaaaataggacaagaataacctgatgacatcgtGCACGCTGTGAAACATGACCAGCAATGACTGGTCTAATCTGACAGAGCAACTGTTGAAACCAACAACAATGTCTGAACCTGACATTAGAAACTGGACTCAGGTGAAACTCTCTGGTCCAGTACCAAACTTCTGGTTGATTAGTCGACCGTTTGGTTGTTGTGGTTTTTGACCAAATTCTCACTGGTCGTCGCTGGTGTGACTTTAATCAGGCCGCTGCGTTCAAGTGTTTCTTTACTGAGCTGAAAATCgacagctgttgttgttgttgttcagcacttgtattTGTCCTCCGTGATGGTTGGTCTTCATTGTGTTTGTCCTGGCTCTTCTTTgctgtgattggacagctggTGACAGTGACGAGCGTTTTacccaacatttttcaactctcataTTTAATCGGAAAACGGATCACAGATCACCACCAGCTGAACCAGCACCCTGCTAGGAACCGTACCAACATTCATCAGGAACTGAAGTGTCCTTTGATCAGTGGTGTAGTTTAGGGTATACGGAGGTTAAcagggtatacccacttcttcTTCTGGCTGTTTACACTGTACCCACCTATCAGACAAAATGCCATTGGAATATACAGGAGAGCAAACCGACTTCCACCTCGGTAACTTACCTCTCTGCCTAGAAGTACACTCACCTCGTCAACTACCTCTGCACCACTGCCTTTGATTCACagaaacttggctaaatcctggacagcgcCACTCAACCAGGCAGCTCCTTTTCTATACGCTGATCTGAtggagcagaggactctgggagagaggaagagaaggtgaataaggactggtgtgactgTGGGCATGTGAGCTGcggtcctgttcctgctgtggatcactgctgtaCACCGTTCAGAGGTGACTGCGGTGATCAGGAAGAGCAACCGTGCGGATCGTGTTGTTGAGGTCtggatgtgtggacagttaaatcattcatccaccagAACTATCCAGAAACATGGAcgattataaagcagcagccgaCAATGTAGGAAGTAGAAAAGGACTGAGCCACAGTGAACAGGTTCAAGGAGCTGATGGATCACATGGAGTCGCTCCGCGTATTATTTCCATTTGACTAAttgtatgatgatgatgatgatgctgcaacaactactggatgaaTCGCTCTTAAATTTAGAAGATGAATCTTCTGGCAATCTGTGAATGTTGCCATGCCAACACGCTAAAcgtatttgtttttaacaggaCAGCAGCAGGACACAACTCCGCCATCACGTCCACCAGGTTTTTTACGATCCATTGCCTCCCATCTTTCAGGTCATACTGCATCAGCAGCTATGTCACTAACACAATGTT from Epinephelus lanceolatus isolate andai-2023 chromosome 18, ASM4190304v1, whole genome shotgun sequence harbors:
- the LOC117268721 gene encoding ornithine decarboxylase-like; the protein is MEDNMRRAPLTTNGSVIFSPESCDIDVLDDGRTISDFIDYKIKERGLLDNEEPFHVANLDNIVSRYYRWITNLPRVKPFYAVKCNNTAAVLRMMNVLDTGFDCASKGEIQMMLSLGVTPEKIIYAHTTKPMSHIRYACAHGVDKMTFDNEDELLKISLCHPKAKLVLRIAVDDSKSLVRLNSKFGASLESVGKLLERAGELDLEVIGVSFHVGSGCTDGGAFRQAIADARRVFDMGNLQGFQMRLLDIGGGFSGAGGVQGSFEECSEVINEALDKFFPPDCGVKIMAEPGRFFVESAFTVALNVIAKRVILDDMDDHSDDEEKGCDRMMMYYLNDGVYGSLSCIIFDPANADLKPYPHRAVENGERRYQSVIWGPTCDSIDKVTSNYWMPESYVGDWLLIDNMGAYTLSASTDFNSFERAHVYPVVTAETWHALDLSHLYNIY